Proteins encoded by one window of Mustela erminea isolate mMusErm1 chromosome 5, mMusErm1.Pri, whole genome shotgun sequence:
- the LOC116590130 gene encoding olfactory receptor 4F4-like → MVTEFIFLGLSNSQELQIFLFVFFFVFYVGIVCGNLLIVITVASDSHLHSPMYFLLANLSLTDLCLSSVTAPKMIADFFSKRKVISFKGCFAQIFLLHFFGGSELVILIAMAFDRYIAICNPLRYTTVMCGNVCVGLVAAAWGTGFLHSVSQLAFAVNLPFCGPNEVDSFYCDLPRVIKLACTDTYRLDIMVIANSGVLTLCSFVFLIISYVFILVTIRQRPSHQSSKALSTLTAHITVVLLVFGPCIFIYAWPFPIKSLDKSLAVFYSVVTPLLNPIIYTLRNKDMKTAMKRLRKWNVNSREKP, encoded by the coding sequence ATGGTGACAGAGTTCATTTTTCTGGGACTCTCCAATTCTCAGGAATTGCAGATTTTcctatttgtgttcttttttgtatTCTATGTAGGAATTGTGTGTGGAAACCTCCTTATTGTCATAACTGTGGCCTCCGACTCCCACCTTCACTCCCCCATGTACTTCCTGCTGGCTAACCTCTCACTCACTGACCTGTGTCTGTCTTCTGTCACAGCCCCCAAGATGATTGCTGACTTTTTCAGTAAACGCAAAGTCATCTCTTTCAAGGGCTGCTTTGCTCAgatatttctccttcacttttttgGTGGGAGTGAGTTGGTGATCCTTATAGCCATGGCCTTTGACAGATACATAGCAATCTGTAACCCCCTTCGCTACACTACCGTTATGTGTGGCAATGTATGTGTTGGGCTTGTGGCAGCTGCATGGGGGACTGGTTTCCTCCATTCAGTGAGCCAGCTGGCCTTTGCAGTAAACTTACCTTTCTGTGGTCCCAATGAGGTTGATAGCTTTTATTGTGACTTACCTAGGGTTATCAAACTTGCTTGTACAGACACCTATAGGTTGGATATCATGGTCATTGCTAACAGTGGTGTGCTCActctgtgttcttttgttttcctaatcATCTCCTACGTTTTCATCCTAGTGACCATCCGACAACGCCCTTCACACCAGTCATCCAAGGCCCTGTCCACTTTGACTGCTCACATCACTGtagttcttttggtttttggacCATGTATCTTCATTTATGCCTGGCCGTTCCCCATCAAATCATTGGATAAATCCCTTGCTGTGTTTTATTCTGTGGTCACTCCTCTCTTGAACCCAATTATATACACACTGAGGAACAAGGACATGAAGACTGCAATGAAACGGTTGAGAAAATGGAATGTGAACTCTAGGGAAAAGCCTTAG